In Lachnospiraceae bacterium, one DNA window encodes the following:
- a CDS encoding site-specific integrase: MSASKDTKRGTWKVYIRYIDWMGNKQIKTKRGFQTKKEALAWEREFLQSQSKDMNMSFKAFAEIYMNDMKPRIRESTMENKRYIIDNKLIPYFGSRSLASIKASDIIQWQNELLNARDEDGNAYSPTYLRTIQNQLSAIFNHARRFYSLPVNPSAQAGKIGRQNAKEMHFWTQDEFLQFIEYMKVKPVSYYAFEILYWTGIREGELLALTPSDFNFVTKQLIINKSYQRIGQKDMITDPKTEQSNRTISLPVFLCEEIQDFIASLCGITPNMRIFNVTKSYLHHEMDRGCKESGVKRIRIHDLRHSHAAHLIELGFSPVAIAERLGHKGISITYMYAHLYPSKQYELAEKLSEDRTRASEKINLTGDDENV; this comes from the coding sequence TTGAGTGCAAGCAAGGATACAAAAAGAGGAACTTGGAAGGTCTATATTCGATACATAGATTGGATGGGGAACAAGCAGATTAAAACTAAACGTGGATTTCAGACAAAGAAAGAGGCTTTGGCATGGGAGAGGGAATTTCTACAGTCGCAGTCTAAGGATATGAATATGAGTTTTAAGGCATTTGCAGAGATTTATATGAATGATATGAAGCCACGCATTAGGGAAAGCACAATGGAGAATAAGCGTTATATCATTGATAATAAACTTATTCCTTACTTTGGCTCACGCTCATTAGCATCTATAAAAGCATCGGATATTATCCAATGGCAGAATGAGTTGCTGAACGCCAGAGATGAAGATGGAAATGCATACTCACCGACATATCTGCGTACTATCCAAAATCAATTAAGTGCAATTTTTAACCATGCCAGAAGATTTTATTCGTTACCGGTCAATCCATCTGCACAAGCAGGAAAAATAGGGCGACAAAATGCTAAAGAAATGCATTTCTGGACGCAAGACGAGTTTTTGCAATTTATCGAGTATATGAAGGTCAAACCTGTGTCATATTACGCATTTGAGATATTGTATTGGACTGGAATTAGAGAGGGAGAGCTTCTGGCATTGACACCAAGCGATTTTAATTTTGTTACGAAGCAGTTAATTATCAATAAAAGCTATCAACGTATTGGACAGAAAGATATGATTACTGATCCTAAAACGGAGCAGAGCAATCGGACTATTTCATTGCCGGTTTTTTTGTGCGAAGAAATCCAAGATTTTATAGCTTCTCTTTGTGGGATAACACCCAATATGAGGATTTTTAATGTTACCAAAAGTTACTTGCATCATGAAATGGATAGAGGTTGTAAAGAGAGCGGTGTAAAAAGAATTAGGATTCATGATTTGCGACATTCTCATGCTGCACATTTGATTGAATTGGGATTTTCACCAGTTGCGATAGCGGAGCGGCTAGGACATAAAGGAATATCAATCACATATATGTACGCACACCTGTATCCATCAAAACAGTATGAGCTTGCAGAGAAACTATCGGAAGATAGGACTAGAGCTAGTGAAAAAATAAATTTGACAGGGGATGATGAGAATGTTTAA
- a CDS encoding type II toxin-antitoxin system RelE/ParE family toxin — translation MLKLRINPIVVKDLKNIRDYIAEDNEEYAVKTIKEIYGKFENLQMFPGMGSDLSKRVSFRTDYKYAIWEDYVIIYKVGNCYVEIYRVINRYQDITKIFD, via the coding sequence ATGTTAAAACTGCGGATCAATCCGATTGTTGTAAAGGATCTGAAGAATATTCGGGATTATATTGCTGAAGATAATGAAGAATATGCTGTAAAGACTATAAAGGAAATTTATGGTAAATTTGAAAATCTTCAGATGTTTCCAGGAATGGGTTCAGATCTTTCAAAACGAGTCAGCTTTCGGACAGATTACAAATATGCAATATGGGAAGACTATGTGATTATCTACAAGGTTGGAAATTGCTACGTAGAGATTTATCGTGTGATTAACCGATATCAGGATATTACAAAAATCTTTGATTGA
- a CDS encoding helix-turn-helix domain-containing protein produces the protein MNVSEKIRYYRELRGLTQQQLADFSGIPLGTLKKYETGNRNPKQEPLQRIADALHISITSFQDIHLETIGEVAPYLFAISKVGKVQFHGNKDADGKFDLNTLTISFDSPVLKHFLKEWADSKVIIDHLRDEAQFSPDETTKAFLLNRADEIEQELELRMVDSQMLIQSAKK, from the coding sequence ATGAATGTCAGTGAAAAAATCAGATATTATAGAGAACTCCGTGGGTTAACTCAACAACAACTTGCGGATTTTTCTGGTATTCCTCTGGGTACACTAAAAAAATACGAAACAGGTAATAGAAATCCCAAACAAGAACCTTTACAACGCATTGCTGATGCCTTACATATTAGTATCACCTCTTTTCAAGACATTCATTTAGAAACCATTGGAGAAGTTGCACCTTATCTATTTGCCATCTCCAAAGTTGGCAAAGTTCAGTTTCATGGTAACAAAGATGCTGATGGAAAATTTGACCTAAATACTCTGACCATATCTTTTGATTCTCCTGTATTAAAGCATTTTCTAAAGGAATGGGCAGACAGTAAAGTTATCATCGACCATTTAAGAGATGAAGCTCAATTTTCTCCAGATGAAACAACAAAAGCATTTTTACTTAACCGTGCTGATGAAATTGAGCAAGAATTGGAACTCCGAATGGTTGATTCTCAAATGCTCATACAAAGTGCAAAAAAATAA